A genomic segment from Dechloromonas denitrificans encodes:
- a CDS encoding porin: MQKKIIALAVAGLASTAAFAQSNVTIYGSLDYGYGYRTDARKAAGANRGVADSSSRIDGGQSAGNRLGFKGTEDLGNGLKAVFLMEQGFNGDTGATPGNSNTAGASTNLGAATGFTRQAYVGLTGNFGTLIGGRLYTPHWSFVSSIDPFGAGTVGQFVNVYGGDVNALLQPVRVDNAVAYVSPNFGGFTLTGAYSNNAIGNENTADNSQNNTVYALLGQYANGPINVGLNYHLIQAASDGAAATVEATKSVQNITLGGTFDAKVVKIHALYSNNVVDQTAANADIKIDNYMVGLSAPIGKVTVKGSYMLSDGNYAAGGNAQQYAVGADYALSKRTNLYTAYSMIDNDSEVKNGVRITRGASVSDASNSGFTGTTAYQSGFQVGVRHQF, from the coding sequence ATGCAAAAGAAAATTATCGCTCTGGCTGTTGCTGGCCTGGCTTCTACCGCCGCTTTCGCACAATCCAACGTCACCATCTACGGCTCCCTGGACTACGGCTACGGCTATCGTACCGATGCTCGCAAGGCTGCCGGTGCTAACCGTGGTGTTGCTGACAGCTCCAGCCGTATCGACGGTGGCCAGTCTGCTGGTAATCGCCTTGGTTTCAAGGGCACGGAAGATTTGGGCAATGGCCTGAAGGCTGTTTTCCTGATGGAGCAAGGCTTCAATGGTGATACCGGTGCTACCCCGGGTAACTCCAACACCGCTGGTGCTTCCACCAACTTGGGTGCTGCTACCGGTTTCACCCGTCAAGCTTATGTCGGCCTGACCGGCAACTTCGGTACCCTGATTGGTGGCCGTCTGTACACCCCGCATTGGTCCTTCGTTTCCTCCATCGACCCGTTCGGTGCTGGTACCGTTGGTCAGTTCGTTAACGTCTATGGCGGTGATGTAAATGCTCTGCTGCAGCCGGTTCGTGTTGATAATGCTGTTGCTTATGTTTCCCCGAACTTTGGTGGCTTCACCCTGACCGGTGCTTACTCCAACAATGCTATCGGTAACGAAAATACCGCTGACAATTCCCAGAACAACACTGTGTACGCCCTGTTGGGTCAGTATGCTAATGGCCCGATCAACGTCGGCCTGAACTACCACCTGATCCAAGCAGCTTCTGATGGTGCTGCTGCTACTGTTGAAGCAACCAAGAGCGTTCAGAACATCACCCTCGGTGGTACTTTTGATGCCAAGGTTGTAAAGATTCACGCTTTGTACTCCAACAATGTTGTTGACCAGACTGCAGCTAATGCTGACATCAAGATCGACAACTACATGGTTGGTCTGAGCGCTCCGATCGGCAAGGTTACCGTCAAGGGCTCCTACATGCTGTCTGATGGCAACTACGCTGCTGGTGGCAATGCTCAGCAATACGCTGTTGGCGCTGACTACGCCCTGTCCAAGCGTACCAACCTGTACACCGCTTACTCCATGATCGACAATGATTCTGAAGTCAAGAATGGTGTTCGCATTACCCGTGGTGCTTCCGTTAGCGATGCATCCAACAGCGGCTTTACTGGTACCACCGCGTACCAGAGCGGCTTCCAGGTTGGCGTTCGCCACCAGTTCTAA
- the trpC gene encoding indole-3-glycerol phosphate synthase TrpC, giving the protein MSDILNKIIATKHEEIAVAAALKPLAVLESEAAAQAEPRDFVGAIRRKISCGQPAVIAEIKKASPSKGVIRPDFHPADIARSYEQHGAACLSVLTDKQYFQGAPAYLQAARAACALPVLRKDFMVDAYQVVEARAMGADCILLIAAALTLAEMKSLEALAHRYGMAVLVEVHNGEELDAALQLETPLLGINNRNLRTFDVTLDTTLGLLERIPEGRIVVTESGIVTPEDVALMRANKVDAFLVGEAFMRAPEPGVELARLFS; this is encoded by the coding sequence CGAAGAAATTGCTGTCGCTGCTGCGCTCAAACCCCTTGCTGTCCTTGAGTCAGAAGCCGCAGCCCAGGCTGAGCCGCGCGATTTTGTCGGGGCGATTCGCCGGAAGATTTCCTGCGGTCAACCGGCGGTTATTGCTGAAATCAAGAAAGCCAGTCCCTCCAAAGGGGTGATTCGTCCGGACTTTCATCCAGCCGATATTGCACGCAGTTATGAACAGCATGGCGCAGCCTGCTTGTCCGTGCTGACCGACAAACAGTATTTTCAGGGCGCGCCGGCGTATTTGCAGGCAGCGCGCGCCGCTTGTGCCTTGCCGGTGTTGCGCAAGGATTTCATGGTCGACGCCTATCAGGTGGTTGAGGCGCGTGCGATGGGGGCGGATTGCATCCTGCTGATTGCCGCAGCCTTGACGCTGGCTGAAATGAAATCACTCGAAGCGCTGGCGCATCGCTACGGTATGGCCGTGCTGGTCGAAGTGCATAACGGCGAAGAGCTGGATGCCGCGCTGCAACTCGAAACGCCCTTGCTGGGCATCAATAACCGCAACCTGCGAACTTTCGATGTGACGCTGGATACAACACTCGGTTTGCTTGAGCGCATTCCCGAGGGGCGTATCGTGGTTACCGAAAGCGGCATCGTCACACCGGAAGATGTGGCCCTGATGCGAGCCAATAAGGTTGACGCCTTTCTTGTCGGCGAGGCTTTCATGCGGGCACCTGAGCCTGGTGTCGAACTGGCGCGGCTCTTCTCCTGA